The following DNA comes from Grus americana isolate bGruAme1 chromosome 22, bGruAme1.mat, whole genome shotgun sequence.
CTGAGcatcctccctgccccctcACTGCTTCCCACCCCTTCCTTTGTGGCTTCTGGTTTCTGATCCCTTCATTCCTCTCCGGCTGCCCTTGGGATGCCAGCGTTGCCACCAGCCAAGGGGTTCCCACTGCTCCAGGATGACACGCTGCCGCCATAAGAGGTTCTCCCCTTACCTCACCAGGCATCTTTCCCTTGATTTCGGCCTCATCGACTTCCAGCACAGAGGCCAGTCCTGAGCTGAGAGCCCAGGAGCCATCTACATTCTGCAAtgccaccagctcctggcactCAGCAATGGCTTTGGTAGACCAAAGCCCTAAAACTGGAGAGCACAAAACAAATTCCATGGGATCCACATAGTTGAGAGAAGAAataggtggtggtggtggtttacGTGCTGTGGGAGAAGATGTGAACAGGAGGGTTGGGAGAATCACAGGAAGCTggcccctctctgctcccctgtGCAATGCCTCAGAACATTATCTCTGCTCTTCTTTGGGTAGCCACCTGCAGTCAAAGCTCCTTCCTGCATGTCCCCAAAGCAGCCCCATCCACAGCCCTTTCTGCACACCCCTAACTCACCCCCAACTTTGACCATTGGCTCTTCTCCTGGTATCTCTGCCCAGCCATGTCCCAAGACCCCTCTTGATAGCCCCCCAACACATTATCCAAATGTGTATTTATGATCCAGCAccgtccctgtcccctccctgggtGTCCCTGAGCTGGGTCTCATATCTGCTGAAGGAATTTCAGGTTTAAGGATAACTAAGGGAAGGGTTAAAGGCAAAATTCATTGATTTCCACACCATGGGCAGCATGATTAGATTATCACATACCTTTTGGGCAAGCACCCCGCTGGGGCAGGACAGCAATGGCATGGGTGAGTTGACGGAGGGCAAGCCACAATGCACACACTGCTGTCAGCCAGCCAGGTGGGACCCAGGTGCTCATGGGATAGCAGGAAGAGACTTTCCTGGAGCCACGAAGCTCAACAATCTGGCAGGGCATGAGTGACTGGCGGGGTGGCAACAGTGCCAGGGGCCCTTCGAGGGCAAACAGGGAAAGGAGCCGAATTAAGCCCGTGGTAAAGGAGCACCTGGTGGTGATGGGGCCTGCCCCGTGAGACTGGGGTGCCCTGTGGCGGGGGTTCCAGCTCCAGTGGAATGAGAACATCCCATGGAGCTGCCTCACCAGCTCTTTCCCACATGTGTCTTTCCTTACCTCGGTACCAGGTGACCCTCTGTGATGTGTGAACCCCCACATAGCTGGTAAAGGGGCAGATGATCCCTGAAGTGAGGCTGATCTCAACCGCGCGATGCCTTGGTTCATCCCCTGACCCACTCGCAGCCTCTGGCAACAACCACTTCAGCAAGCATCTCGCGGCCAGACGATGCCcagccagcctggggacagagTGGGGTGAGGCCTGACCACCTGGCTGGTCTCTGTGCTGGGGAAAGGTTGACAGAGAGAGAGGACACCTGGGCTCTCTCCCTTCAGGGCTGAGGATGGACAGAGGGAAAACCTGGACACCTGGGTCCTCATCTGTCTGGAGGGAAGTGATGCCCAGGTTCCTGGGTCCTGTCCCTGTGAGGTCAAAGCAGGGAAGGGGGGCATGTTTGGACGCTTGGGTTCTCTGCCAGTTTTGGATTGTGCGTGGAAGGCGAGAATGCATGAGCTGTCTGGGCCCTCTCTCAGCTGGAGTCCATGTTAGAGATGAGGGGGATGCGTGCCTCTTCCCTTAGGACAGACTCTCACCAGCCATCTCCTTGTGGGCACAGTGGGAATTCAATGGTGTGAGTGACATCCTGGCCGTCCAGGCTGTACTGCAAGGTCATGACCCCCTTGGCCACTGTCGCATCCTGGGAACACATGGGAAGCTACTGGAGGTTACTGGGGACACAAGATGGTTACTGGGGGACATTGGGAAGTTACTGAAGGATTACTGGTGGTTACTGGGAGGCTACTGGGAGGTAACTGGGGGTGACTGTAGTCCCAGCTCTCACCTGTGCCTGTCCGTGGATCCGGGCATAGAGGAGGCTGTGTTGCCCCTGAAAGATGAACTGAGGGGTGCCCCCCAGCACCTCAACCTCCAGGCCATGGGGCAGGGCCCAGCTCAGAGAGActccttcagctgctggctTGAGGGCCTGCTTCAGGCACTGCAGCACCTGCGGACAGAGGGCAGGACACCACAGTTCGCAGATCCACTGGGGTTCAGCCCATGGCCCCCGGTGTCGGGGTTCCCTGGGGGACAGTGGAACGTGTGGGGTAGCCTGCACCGTCTGGGTTCCCTGGGCACAGTCAGGTCTGTGGGTTACAGCGGGGCAGAAGCCCAGGCACCTGGGTTCTCAGGGCATGGTGTGGTGGGGTAGGGTCAGAGAAGCCTGAGTGCCTGGGTTCCTGGGGCAGCTGGGTCTCGACTACTGTGTGTGGGCAGTCCAGGTGCTGGGGTACTTGGAAGTCAGTGTGTCTGTGGAATAGCATGGGACCTGCCAGGGCTCCTGGGTTCTTACCACGACTGTCATACTGTTGTCAGAGGAGACATAGGTAGCTTCACCTCCTGTTTCCCTGGCCAGGGCTGTAGCCAGGGCAGCGCTGTCCTTagagaagcagaaggagaaacACCTATGAGGGAAGCAGGGAAAGGTGTCAGAAATGAGAGCCAGAGGCACGTGCAAGGATGCTGGGTTAGAGCTGGAGAACACAAGCTGGAGttaaagctgggagaagaaatcTGGGATGCAGAACaaaggggcaggaggaagagcagggagTGAGGGACTGGGGTTGGAGCTGGGGTTAgacagggagctggcagaggagagctgggacttggggcagagctggggacagTCTCGTGGGGTTGGGGAAGAGCCTGGGGGCACATCAGGGTGTACAAGCCCTATGCCTCACTCTGTGAAGGGTGCCTTGTCTGTGGGAGTAGTAAGCAAAGACTCCCACATGGGGACCTGGCACAGGAGAGCTGTGCAGGGTGGGAAGGGTCTTTGGGTCACTGGAGGGGCCCAAGGATTAGGACAGGCACTGCTGAACAGGAGCCCTCATCAGGGATGGAAATGACTGGACAATCAAAGGGCGACCATTACCGGTGACTGTTGCGGTGACGGCAGACCTCAGCTGCAATGGCTTCCTTGTCAGGGGGTAGCCCAGCCATGAAGATGAAGAGCTGGGAGACAGGGGACATGAGTGGTGGGGCCCTGCACAGGGACCCCAAAATGGGGAAAGCAGGCCCCTGAAATGGAGAGGGGGGCCCAGGAGAGAGGCCCCCTGCAGAGAGACTACCCCGGGGAGAGAGATCCACTCAGGAACAGAAACTCCCGAAGATGTCGACCCACTTCTCCATTCCCCCACTCCCCACGGTATCCTTCCTGTTCCCTTGTGACCACCGCATACCTTGGGTGGCACCTTCCACCCACACTCCCAtgtcctctctctcctcctgggACACCTCTCCCTCCACCCTCCACGCCCCTGCACCCAGACCTGGCGTGTATGCCCGTGGGGGCGGGGGGTATTGTAGATTGAGCGGAGGGTTCCCAGCAGATTGGTGTCACCCAGACTGGAGCCGGTGGAGGGGATGCGCCGCATGGCCTCGGCCAGGTTGTCCTGAGTGTATTCAACACTTTGCCTGCAGGGAGCACAGCATGTTTGGAGAGCACATTGCTCTGTGCTGGCCCTAGTGCTCCCCGAGATCCTGCCCCATAGCACTCCCCACAGCTATGCCCTAGGGTCCTCTGCAAGCCCCTGCCCCATAGTAGTTCTTGAAGAGACCTGGCTTCAGAGTTCCTACAAGACTCTGCTCAACAGAACCCCAGGAAGTGCTGTCCCATAATGCCACAATGATCCCATCCCCAGAACCCAGCCTTGCCCTACAGTGACCAGTCGTGCCCTCCAGCACCCAGCCTTACCCTCTAACAACCAGCCAATTTCAGAGCATGCACACCTGCCCTCCAGCATCTAACCCTGCCCCATTAGTACCCATTCCAGCTGTGCAGCACTCAGCCATGCCCCACAGTATCCAGCCCTACCCACCAGCACCTAATCCAGCCCCATAGCACCCAGCCTGCTCCATATTTGCTCACGGATAGATGCCCACAGAGGTTTCTCCATAGCAGTAGATGTTGAAGTAGCAGCCTAGGGGCAGGCTTTTGAGAAGGAAGAGCAGGGAGTCCTGTGGAAAGACACAGCAGGCAGGTCTTGGGAGGCACCAGTGCGGGGTACAGATGCCTTTGCCCATAGTCTGGTCCTCCTAAAGCCTCTGGACTCCCCTGGATGACCCGAGCCAGTGCCCGGAATTCCCTGGGCAGTCCCCCTCCTGAGAGATTTCAGGACCATTTCCGGCCCCGCCAGGCCCCTCTCACATCTCTGTCTCTCTGTAAATGCCTGCCCTGGCCTGCTCTCCCCTCAACCTGCTCCTCCACCCCATCCTGGTCCCTGCTCTGCGGGGGTACCTGTCCATGCCCAAGAAAAGTGGTGTCCAGGAGGAAGATGAACTCTCCGGACTGGCGCTGCCCAGGCACTGCTTCAGGGATGCTGGGTGCCAGTGTCACCAGCACCATGGGGTCACCAAGCAGGGAGCCTAGAGGAGGTATGGGGTGGGATGAAGGCCAGATAGGgacccctcccctcctcctggtTCTGATTCTCATTGTGCTTTCAGCTTCCACCGTCCCAGAGCCCATGACACCCCACACTGGCACCTCAATACCCTGCTGTACTGTCCACCCATTGCACAGCCCAGTGCCCCATGTATTCCAGACCATTGCCGCCAGTAGAGCTACCCAGTGAGCCCTAACACAGAACTTCCCGGATGCATGCTGCTTATATCTGATACCTCACCACAGTGTCCCCAGCACTCCACCCTGGAGCCCCAGGACCCAAACTATCCCATCTGAATGcctcccattcccatcccagtgTCCAGCGATATCTCACCCCCTCCCGAATTCTCCAGTCCTTCCCAGAGGCCCCCATGCCTCCTGCAACCCAGAGGTGCATCcatcttccctccccagctgcactcACCTGGAGGGGCCTCAGGGTCTCCCTTCTCCACCACAGCACTGACTGCAGTGGGGTCTCCAAAATACACCAGCAGCTCCAAATCATGATGCCTTGGGGGGCTGCCAGCCAGTGAGACCTGGAGAAGGGGTGCCTGGTCATACACAGGAGGAGGGCACCAGACCATACATTCGGGCAGGAGCACAGGCACTGACCCTAGTGTGTCCCTCTTTTCCCAGTGATGACACatctccccagctccccccggGATCCTGATGCTCAGGAGGGCATACCTGTGCAGCGCTGCGGTCCTGGGCAGTGTAGATCAGAGGGGTGAGGGTAAAGTTGGCCTGGACATTGGCCACTCCACGGGGTGACTGCAGGCTGGCGGTGAGCAGCAGGCTGTAGGGCAGCTTGCTAGTGAGACAATTCGAGGCTGCAAGGAGAAACATGGCACTGGGGAGGGCAAAGACTCTCCCTGCAGGAgtagggggggtggggggcaggatTTGGCATCCATATATAGGACATAGGgagagaattggggttgttAATGAGGCGTATGTAGGGGTCCATGAGTCTGTTAGTGGGAAATGTGTGTGGGAGGTGTGGATCCCCTCATGGGGCACAGGGAAGAATACGTGGATCTGTCCAGGGGCTGTATGGGGGGAAAATGTGGGTTCCCCTGTGGGTGCAAAGGGAAGTTGCATCAGGTCTGTTTGTAAAGTACGTGGGGAGTCTGTGGCCCTTCTGTGGAGTGTGTGACTGGGAGGCCAGTTCCTCGTGGGGTCACTCACCGTAGAGTTTTGTGTAGGGATGCAGTGTGGGTGGCAGCACAAAATGGGCTGCTCCATCTGGCTCCCGTGGCAGTTCTTGGACATAGCGCAAGGTCACAACCACCTCCCTGCCAGGGGACAGGGTGCCCAGGAAGCAGGCAAACACCTCGCCAGCGTACTCAGACTGATCCTGAAGGTATTCCAGATTCTCCCAGCCCCCCGTAGCCTTGTGCAGCTGCTGGgcctgggtgggaaggggagggacAGAAAGCTGATCACCAGGCAGGACATGGGCTGCTCATCCCGTGCTTCTGTGGTGCTTTACCCATTCATCCCTGGATGCTGATACCTCATCCCGCAGCATGGCCTGGACCTTGGCATCCTCACTGCGGGCCTGGAAGGAGTAGATGGTGATGTGGGGGCTCAGGGGGAAGACGAAGAGGATTTCTGTGGAGATCTGACTCTTGTTCTGGTAGATGAGTTCGGAGGCCACGTCAGCCACATAATCCTGGACAGCAACATCCACCACAACACTACACAGAGGCATTGTGTGCAGGGGTATGCGGAGCCACTTCCCCAGCAAAAAGGATCCTGTTGCTGTTGGGAGAGATGCAACCTGTCCATCAGCACACATGAATGACACAAGGAAGTGGTTGGGGATGCTTCCAGTTTGTGGCTGTTCTCACCCTGGAAACCAAGACTAGGTGACCAACGTTACTGAAGGTCTAGTGCGAGCCTGCCACAGAACAGTGTTtgacccccaccccccagcttccctttcccccccaTACCTCTGTTCCCCACCCATTTCCTGTAGAGCTCTTGACCATTCCCGTCCTTGTTTCACTCCGGGAAGATCCAGTGCAGATATTTCCCCCTACAGCTGCCtaccctcctcctttctttgtcCCCCTTTGGGAGCATCCCCCATACCCCAAACATCCCTCAGCTGTCTGATCCCCAGCTCACTGTCATGGGTGTAGGATTTCCCTAGAAGTCCAAAGCTCTGACGCCACATTTCTGGAGACCTGCAGACAAGAAGTGTCTCCTGTAAGAGCACAGATCCACAGAAACCACCAGGCAGCCCCTATTTGGTGAAGATTCCTTGCCATTTCCCCAGTCCTACACACATAGCTGGAAGCCCCAACCCTCCATGTACAGCCAGAGCAAACCCGGGGATTCAGAAATCCCTGTTTATGAGCACTGGGATGTCACCAGGAGTATCTCTGCATTGAGGAGGTCTGCACCCACCCCCACCATGGGAGAATCTTGAAGAGAACTGAGGGATAACAAGAGGAGATGGAGAGACGAAGGTGTGAAAGCAAgagtggatggatggatggatggatggatggttggctggctggctggctggctgagaCTGTGTTGGGATGAACAATACATGGTTATCAATCCATGCTGCATGGATACATTGGGAGACAAGGTCCATTTTGGGACAGATGGATCTGTAGGAGGACAAGCAGAGACACATCAGATAATAAGGGGGAACATGATGGAGAGAGAAATGACGGCAGGGACAGGTATTCCATGAATGCAGAGCAAATCCCAGAGAGGCACTGGGGGGAGGGTGCAGTTCAAGTGATATCTGGCTGTCTTTCGGCCAAGTGCCAGGTGAAAGGGACTGCCCTCCACCCAAAACCTATCCGCATAAATCTGTCTGGTTCAGGCACATTTACGTCAATTTCCCCGGTTCCTGTTCTGGGGTGACAAGGCGGGGAGCACCAGGAAAATCCCCACCCCACCATCATGCTTTGCATATCGTCTTTGTTGTACTGTAGATTGAAAAGATAAATCTTAGGCTGTTTCTTGCAGTCTACTTGTCACCATTACAGCAGCCAGGATGCAATGAACTCTGCTGAGCTTCTGGAATTCATGCAAATCATTATACCCATCTTTGGATTGCCCAATACAGCTGTACAGAGCTCAGTTCACCTCTCCAAACATTTGAGGTGCCCTGGGGTAGCTGGACATTCTCATTAAGCCACTAAATATGATgtagaaaatataataaaaccaCACTCTTCTGAACAGGCAGTTTCCTTTCCACGTGCTGTGTGTGGGGATTGCTGACTGAAAGGACCACCTTCCCGGCACCCGGGGATTGCTGTTTGACTTCTGTAAGGGCAGCTTGATACAGGAGAAGTCTATGGCTTTCTGCACTGTCTGTAATCAAAGTCTGTGAGTTTCTGCTCTAATGAGCCCTGGTGGGAACACATTGTCCAACCACATTTCTGATCTCGCATCTCGCACTGGGCTCCATTAAAACTCcaattaacttttctttctgcGTCTGCCTGTCATTTCTTCAAGGCAGCTTGCCAGATTTTGCCACAGCTACAGTGTAACAGGAGGCAGCACCACATTCCTCAAGGGGCTCATTAAAATTCTGACGACCGTAATGAGCTCTGCATTTGAGTTTCTGCCACTCCCCGTAGAGCTGTAAGCATTGTATAGCTAATTAGAGAGCTTCCAGATGTGTTTCAATGAACATGTATGGCatcattttaatttgtcagtTGTTTTAATTATGTATGACAAGAAGAATGGaaatgaagacattttgaaaggaaattattctgCCTTATATCCTGATGGGAAtcaggcagagagaggaaaaagtatcTTTGTGATCAAGCAACGAGTGTTCTGAGTGCAACTTTGATTCGTGTGCTGGGAATAAgacagtttttattattatggtCTATTCTCTTGTTGCTACAGCCCACAGCAGT
Coding sequences within:
- the LOC129195218 gene encoding von Willebrand factor A domain-containing protein 5A-like; the encoded protein is MWRQSFGLLGKSYTHDSELGIRQLRDVWATGSFLLGKWLRIPLHTMPLCSVVVDVAVQDYVADVASELIYQNKSQISTEILFVFPLSPHITIYSFQARSEDAKVQAMLRDEAQQLHKATGGWENLEYLQDQSEYAGEVFACFLGTLSPGREVVVTLRYVQELPREPDGAAHFVLPPTLHPYTKLYASNCLTSKLPYSLLLTASLQSPRGVANVQANFTLTPLIYTAQDRSAAQVSLAGSPPRHHDLELLVYFGDPTAVSAVVEKGDPEAPPGSLLGDPMVLVTLAPSIPEAVPGQRQSGEFIFLLDTTFLGHGQDSLLFLLKSLPLGCYFNIYCYGETSVGIYPQSVEYTQDNLAEAMRRIPSTGSSLGDTNLLGTLRSIYNTPRPHGHTRQLFIFMAGLPPDKEAIAAEVCRHRNSHRCFSFCFSKDSAALATALARETGGEATYVSSDNSMTVVVLQCLKQALKPAAEGVSLSWALPHGLEVEVLGGTPQFIFQGQHSLLYARIHGQAQDATVAKGVMTLQYSLDGQDVTHTIEFPLCPQGDGWLAGHRLAARCLLKWLLPEAASGSGDEPRHRAVEISLTSGIICPFTSYVGVHTSQRVTWYRGPLALLPPRQSLMPCQIVELRGSRKVSSCYPMSTWVPPGWLTAVCALWLALRQLTHAIAVLPQRGACPKARKPPPPPISSLNYVDPMEFVLCSPVLGLWSTKAIAECQELVALQNVDGSWALSSGLASVLEVDEAEIKGKMPGEVMEPSIWATVLAVTWLHRHDKCYQDLCELLEAKAVTWLCSQAVSQLDKCLEAANTLLGSSVKLSVFRL